Proteins found in one Zea mays cultivar B73 chromosome 1, Zm-B73-REFERENCE-NAM-5.0, whole genome shotgun sequence genomic segment:
- the LOC100217250 gene encoding uncharacterized protein LOC100217250 yields the protein MALKTPHLPSNFARRPSSHHSFSQWHSPPHHPKLPPRPDPQTRVAIATKPPPPPHVVRKRSTTSTLMRCRDGLGLHGFTDDEAVHQTPEPEDHQTTELPVVTHPSVVFPGATLQLHAFEFRSRIMAHTLLQQGLSFGVVCRGGVADVGCVVHVVECERLTDGRFFLTCVGRDRFRVVETVRTKPYAVARVQVFRDRDHSHHHHHHDLMQQVERHLGNVAALADKLGQKPPPPLPYRQGDRRLHTAASLSFLVARLFVDDRREQQALLRMDDAAQRLAREGEYLERRSKYLAALAAIKDAFQHSSCNEK from the coding sequence ATGGCCCTCAAGACCCCGCACCTCCCATCCAATTTCGCGAGGCGGCCAAGCAGCCACCACAGCTTCAGCCAGTGGCACTCGCCTCCGCACCACCCAAAGCTTCCTCCAAGGCCCGACCCGCAGACAAGAGTTGCCATTGCCacgaagccgccgccgccgccgcatgtCGTCCGCAAGAGGAGCACGACGTCGACGTTGATGAGGTGCAGGGACGGCCTAGGCCTACACGGCTTCACGGACGACGAGGCTGTTCATCAGACCCCGGAACCGGAAGACCACCAGACCACCGAGCTCCCCGTCGTGACGCACCCGTCGGTCGTCTTCCCCGGCGCCACGCTGCAGCTGCACGCGTTCGAGTTCCGGAGCCGCATCATGGCGCACACCCTGCTGCAGCAGGGCCTCAGCTTCGGGGTCGTCTGCCGCGGGGGGGTAGCGGACGTGGGGTGCGTCGTGCACGTCGTGGAGTGCGAGAGGCTCACCGACGGCCGCTTCTTCCTCACCTGCGTGGGCAGGGACCGGTTCCGGGTCGTCGAGACCGTCAGGACGAAGCCCTACGCGGTCGCACGGGTCCAGGTCTTTCGGGACCGTGACCacagccaccaccaccaccaccacgacCTGATGCAGCAGGTGGAGCGGCACCTCGGGAACGTGGCCGCGCTCGCGGACAAGCTGGGCcagaagccgccgccgccgctgccgtacCGCCAGGGCGACCGGCGGCTGCACACCGCCGCCTCGCTCTCGTTCCTCGTCGCGCGCCTGTTCGTCGACGACCGCCGGGAGCAGCAGGCGCTGCTGCGGATGGACGACGCCGCGCAGCGGCTGGCGCGGGAGGGGGAGTACCTGGAGCGCAGGAGCAAGTACCTGGCGGCCTTGGCGGCGATCAAGGACGCGTTCCAGCACTCGTCCTGCAACGAGAAGTAG